The following nucleotide sequence is from Paenibacillus odorifer.
TTATTACTAGGAGGAGATAGATGTGGGAAATCCATTGAAAGAATTAAAGAATAGTGTGAATGGCCTAAAGCAATCCCTTGATGGAGTTAAGCAATCGGTAGAGGGATTGAAAGAACCTATAGATGAGAAGAAGGGAAATATTCAGGTCACGTTGGAGCAAGCGAAGGACAGATCTGAGGAATTTAAATCGGAGATCAGTCGTATGAAGGAATGTGTGGAGGAAACTAAGCTGGTTGTTAATGAGGCGAAGGAAACGGTAATGGAGGCGGGCGAGGTGCTATACACTCAGAAACGCTATAAAAAATTGTTGAAGCGAAACCGAAAAATGCAGCCTGCAAAGGCAGGCCGCCGTTTACTATAATCCGCCGGAAGTCCAAACACGAAATCTTTTTAATTATAGGAATGAGAGGGAAGCGCATTTAAAAAAATCTGCAACAGCTCATTTACCGAAGCCTCCATATTGGAACGTTGCTCAGCTGCAAGCCAATCCTCTTGAATGATGATGTAGCTGCAGGAGCTGCTTTTTAAATAGCTGTATATTATTTGTGCTTCGTCAATTTCATGGCGCCCGATCGCTGCCGAGGTCTGATTGGGTTCACTGTGAAAAGTGGTCATAATCGCTGACTTTATTGCCGCTTGCAGGTGGGTGATATCCGGTTGATCATATTGTAGCTTGGTATGGGACAGGATACGGTTGCCCTTGAGCAGAATGAGTTTAAGCGTCTGTTCATTCATGGCCTCAAGAACTGCAATATTCTGATTCTCCTGTGCGAATTCGATGACCTTCTCTTTGTGAATCAGGAAGCTGACAGCTCCAATATAGTCCCTGTATTTGGCGGCGGTTTCGAAGTCATAGTGCTCCGCGACCACTGCCATCCGTTGCTCCATTTCCTCAAGGATACTGGAATCTGAGCCGTTTAGTAAGCCAATGACTCGATCAATAATTTTATTATATTGAACAGCGGCATCTCCGCCTGCACACATCCCTATGCATAGGCCAAGCGAATGGTTTAGGCATAGGGAATTTTTAAAGCTAGGGTTACTGCAAAGGATTCTTGAACTTTCTTTAATGCCTTGCACGGCCCGTTCCACGGTGCTTCTGCTCGTATAGGGACCAAAAACCTGAGTGCCTTCTTTGACCGCAGGATCATAGGTAATCTCTAACGAACGTATTTTTTCATCCGCTCCTATTACGATATAGGTATAAGCCTGCGGATTTTTCATTTTTTTATTGTACATGGGTTTGATCTCTTTAATTAATTTGCATTCCAGCATAAAGGCTTCAAATTCGGTATCCGTAAGGATGATTTCCAGATCTTTAATATTTCTTACAAGCTGTTTAACCTTTGGGGAATGAGATTTTGAGTTTTGAAAATAGGATTGGACTCTCCGTTTTAACTGTTTTGCCTTGCCAACATATATAATATGACCGAGATTATCCTTCATGAGATAAACGCCGGGAGTTAGGGGAAGGCTTTTAAGTTTTTCTGTTAAATGAATAGTAACCCCGCCCTCTCATAAGAGTTGTATGATTGATAGTTTTAGTATAAGCTTGCAACCTTCATTTGTTCAAATCAGTCTAAAGAGTGAAGAATCAAAGCTAAGGAGGGATCTTATGTACTTCGCAAAAAAAATCGGTGGGCTGGCGCTTATAGCAGCTATGTTATGGCTTACAGCCTGCAGTGGAACGCCAGAAGCGGGAACGGAGCCGAAGCAGACGCCTGAGCAGTCACAAGAGCAGGCACCAGTGCAGACGCCAAAGCAGACA
It contains:
- a CDS encoding GIY-YIG nuclease family protein produces the protein MKDNLGHIIYVGKAKQLKRRVQSYFQNSKSHSPKVKQLVRNIKDLEIILTDTEFEAFMLECKLIKEIKPMYNKKMKNPQAYTYIVIGADEKIRSLEITYDPAVKEGTQVFGPYTSRSTVERAVQGIKESSRILCSNPSFKNSLCLNHSLGLCIGMCAGGDAAVQYNKIIDRVIGLLNGSDSSILEEMEQRMAVVAEHYDFETAAKYRDYIGAVSFLIHKEKVIEFAQENQNIAVLEAMNEQTLKLILLKGNRILSHTKLQYDQPDITHLQAAIKSAIMTTFHSEPNQTSAAIGRHEIDEAQIIYSYLKSSSCSYIIIQEDWLAAEQRSNMEASVNELLQIFLNALPSHSYN